The window CAGCTAACCCGGTAGGCGTCGATGAGAGGAGCCGATTGGTGAAGCGTACGCGCGGTCGCGAGAGGACCTCAGTGGGCACACCCGCCCGCCCTCCGCAACAGACCGGCCCGCGCCGTCTCGCCCTCCTCGGCACCGCCCTCGTCGCCGCCACAGCCCTCGTCACCGGTCTCGCCGCCGCCCCGGCCGCCGCCGACCCCAAGCCGTCCCTCGACTCGCTGGCCAAGCAGGTCGAGCAGATGCATCTGGACATCGAGAAGCTGGCCGAGCAGTTCAACGCCCAGCGGGAGAAGCTCAAGTCCGCCAAGAAGACGGCCGAGGCCGCCAAGAAGACCCTGGACGCCAGCGAGGCCGATCTGGCCGCCAAGCGCGCCAAGGCCGCCCAGGTGGTCGAGAGCCAGTACATGGGCGGCACCCTCGGGCGGTCCCTGCCCTTCCTCCGCTCCGGCGACCCCGAGCAGTTCCTCGACAGCGCCGCCACCACGTACGCGCTGGCGCAGCAGCAGGGAGAGCAGCTCAAGCAGGTCCTCGACGCCATGGAGTCGGCCAGGCGGGCCAGGGACGAGGCCAAGACCCGCATGGAGGAGGTCACCGAGCTCGTCTCCGACCTCGGTGCCAAGCGCGACAAGATCGTGAAGATGGTCGCCAAGGTCGAAAGCAACCTCTACCGGCGCGCGGTCGGCGAGGCCGGCCGGCCGGGCACCCGGGCCACGCGGGTCAACCTGCCCGTCGTGGGCTCGGGCAAGGCCGCCGAGGCCGCCCGGTGGGCGCTCACGCAGCAGCTCAAGCCGTACGTGTGGGGCGCCGAGGGGCCCGGCTCCTACGACTGCTCGGGGCTGGTCATGGCGGCCTACCAGCGGGTCGGCATCTCGCTGCCGCACTACACCGGCAGCCAGTGGACCGCGGGGCGGCACATCTCCAAGGAGGAGCTGCGCGCGGGCGACCTGGTGTTCTTCTACAACGACCTGCACCACGTCGGCATCTACCTCGGCGGCGGCCTGATGGTCCACGCGCCGCGCACGGGCGACGTCGTGCGCGTCGCCTCGATCGCCCGCCGTCCCTTCGCAGGGGCCGTCCGCGTCGCCGACTGA is drawn from Nonomuraea muscovyensis and contains these coding sequences:
- a CDS encoding C40 family peptidase, which produces MKRTRGRERTSVGTPARPPQQTGPRRLALLGTALVAATALVTGLAAAPAAADPKPSLDSLAKQVEQMHLDIEKLAEQFNAQREKLKSAKKTAEAAKKTLDASEADLAAKRAKAAQVVESQYMGGTLGRSLPFLRSGDPEQFLDSAATTYALAQQQGEQLKQVLDAMESARRARDEAKTRMEEVTELVSDLGAKRDKIVKMVAKVESNLYRRAVGEAGRPGTRATRVNLPVVGSGKAAEAARWALTQQLKPYVWGAEGPGSYDCSGLVMAAYQRVGISLPHYTGSQWTAGRHISKEELRAGDLVFFYNDLHHVGIYLGGGLMVHAPRTGDVVRVASIARRPFAGAVRVAD